A single window of Oerskovia paurometabola DNA harbors:
- a CDS encoding carbohydrate ABC transporter permease — MADLHSVPGASADQLTRRAPAPAPSSSPRRSAGRRGMHGVLGHKSPLRPWLLLAPALGVLGVLLLWPLARVVMISLQDYGLRQIASGESNYIGFDNYAAIFGDSFLWTVVLPNTIGFAVACVVLTVVLGTAVALFLNNLGTFWRTICSTAIMVAWAVPAITGTYVWIWIFDPLNGLVSSVLDSVGLIDPATTNWFTERLSFYAIATLNVVHHGFPFVAITVLAGLLTIPKELHEAAMMDGATPWRRFWTITAPILRPVFAVVTILSTIWDFKVFTQIYLMPGGNGGNKEVFNLGVWSYIQSFAQGKYGMGSAIAVLLTLILLGITVVYMRTLFKEEEL, encoded by the coding sequence ATGGCAGATCTGCACTCGGTTCCCGGCGCGTCGGCCGACCAGCTGACGCGCCGGGCTCCGGCCCCGGCCCCTTCCTCCAGCCCGCGCCGCAGCGCCGGCCGACGTGGCATGCACGGTGTGCTCGGCCACAAGTCGCCGCTGCGCCCGTGGCTGCTCCTGGCCCCCGCGCTCGGCGTCCTCGGCGTCCTGCTCCTGTGGCCTCTGGCACGCGTCGTGATGATCTCGCTGCAGGACTACGGCCTGCGGCAGATCGCCTCGGGCGAGTCGAACTACATCGGTTTCGACAACTACGCCGCGATCTTCGGCGACTCGTTCCTGTGGACCGTCGTCCTGCCCAACACGATCGGCTTCGCGGTCGCGTGCGTCGTCCTCACGGTGGTCCTGGGCACGGCCGTCGCGCTGTTCCTCAACAACCTCGGCACGTTCTGGCGCACCATCTGCTCGACGGCCATCATGGTCGCCTGGGCGGTACCCGCCATCACCGGCACGTACGTGTGGATCTGGATCTTCGACCCCCTCAACGGCCTGGTCTCCTCGGTGCTCGACTCGGTCGGTCTCATCGACCCGGCGACCACGAACTGGTTCACCGAGCGCCTGAGCTTCTACGCGATCGCGACCCTCAACGTCGTGCACCACGGGTTCCCCTTCGTGGCGATCACGGTCCTCGCGGGCCTGCTGACGATCCCCAAGGAGCTGCACGAGGCCGCGATGATGGACGGCGCCACGCCCTGGCGCCGGTTCTGGACCATCACCGCACCGATCCTGCGCCCCGTCTTCGCGGTCGTCACGATCCTGTCGACCATCTGGGACTTCAAGGTCTTCACGCAGATCTACCTGATGCCCGGCGGCAACGGCGGCAACAAGGAGGTCTTCAACCTCGGCGTGTGGTCGTACATCCAGTCCTTCGCGCAGGGCAAGTACGGGATGGGCTCGGCGATCGCCGTGCTGCTCACCCTGATCCTGCTCGGGATCACCGTCGTGTACATGCGCACCCTGTTCAAGGAGGAGGAGCTGTGA
- a CDS encoding sugar ABC transporter substrate-binding protein: MQRRSTVAVTGTLLLALGLTACGGGDNGGGEATGDAASADHTGETLTVWIMEGTNPDGDAFFDEVTTAFKEETGADLQIEFQPWASAHDKFTTSIAGNTTPDVAELGTTWTGEFADVGALSDLTDRIKDAGLEEDLVPGLVESATLDGAQYGMPWYAGVRSVIYRKDLFDAAGIAVPTTWAELQAAAETLKAANPGLIPFPIAGDSQYGAMPFIWGAGGDLAVKDGDTWKSEINSADSVKGLEFYTGLATDAGLSTAAATTWKETDLLSNFEQGNVGMMISGSWTPGKILTDVPDMADKIGAFPIPGETDGLSDSFLGGSHLGVFAASEKQDLAWEFVEMMTTGKFAQEWGNQSGYFPGQTSLLEKVIEENDPLVAPFAQQMVEAGASVPVTPLYGQIQGKKTVETMLQSILSGSATVQEAADTAAADMNETFGS, translated from the coding sequence ATGCAGCGACGCAGCACGGTGGCCGTCACGGGCACCCTCCTCCTGGCGCTCGGCCTCACCGCATGTGGCGGTGGGGACAACGGCGGCGGCGAGGCCACGGGGGACGCAGCCTCCGCCGACCACACCGGCGAGACCCTCACCGTCTGGATCATGGAAGGCACCAACCCCGACGGGGACGCCTTCTTCGACGAGGTCACCACCGCGTTCAAGGAAGAGACGGGCGCCGACCTCCAGATCGAGTTCCAGCCCTGGGCCAGCGCCCACGACAAGTTCACGACCTCCATCGCGGGCAACACCACGCCGGACGTCGCCGAGCTCGGCACCACCTGGACCGGTGAGTTCGCCGACGTCGGCGCGCTGTCCGACCTGACCGACAGGATCAAGGACGCGGGCCTCGAGGAGGACCTCGTGCCCGGTCTCGTCGAGTCCGCGACGCTCGACGGCGCGCAGTACGGCATGCCCTGGTACGCCGGCGTGCGCTCGGTCATCTACCGCAAGGACCTCTTCGACGCGGCCGGCATCGCGGTCCCGACGACGTGGGCAGAGCTCCAGGCCGCGGCCGAGACGCTCAAGGCCGCCAACCCCGGCCTCATCCCCTTCCCGATCGCCGGTGACTCCCAGTACGGCGCCATGCCCTTCATCTGGGGTGCGGGCGGCGACCTGGCCGTCAAGGACGGCGACACCTGGAAGTCCGAGATCAACTCCGCAGACTCCGTCAAGGGCCTCGAGTTCTACACGGGCCTCGCGACCGACGCGGGTCTGTCGACCGCGGCCGCGACGACCTGGAAGGAGACCGACCTCCTGTCGAACTTCGAGCAGGGCAACGTCGGCATGATGATCTCCGGCAGCTGGACGCCGGGCAAGATCCTCACGGACGTCCCGGACATGGCCGACAAGATCGGCGCGTTCCCCATCCCGGGTGAGACCGACGGCCTGTCGGACTCGTTCCTCGGCGGTTCGCACCTGGGCGTCTTCGCGGCCAGCGAGAAGCAGGACCTCGCGTGGGAGTTCGTCGAGATGATGACGACCGGCAAGTTCGCGCAGGAGTGGGGCAACCAGTCCGGCTACTTCCCCGGCCAGACCTCGCTCCTGGAGAAGGTCATCGAGGAGAACGACCCGCTCGTCGCGCCGTTCGCCCAGCAGATGGTCGAGGCCGGCGCCTCGGTCCCGGTGACGCCGCTCTACGGCCAGATCCAGGGCAAGAAGACGGTCGAGACGATGCTGCAGTCGATCCTCTCGGGCAGCGCCACGGTGCAGGAGGCCGCCGACACCGCGGCCGCCGACATGAACGAGACCTTCGGGTCCTGA
- a CDS encoding glycoside hydrolase family 3 N-terminal domain-containing protein has product MTTVHHDALRAVNGVLLPGFTGTDAPGWLLEACEEGLAGVIYFAYNTPDVATTARLSAHLHEVSPDLLIAIDEEGGDVSRLEAATGSSIPGAAALGTIDDEDLTERVALALGRLLAATGVDLDLAPVLDVNSRTENPVVGVRAFGATPALASRHGAAFVQGLHRAGVGACGKHFPGHGATDVDSHLSLPVVDDSLATIRERDLPPFVRAFEPDVDLDSIMTAHLLVPAIGPRPVSLEPAAALVARELGFDGPIITDALDMGAVTGGDGIGEVAVQAIEGGADLLCLGTTVGRDDEALFRQAQTALLAAVEEGRVTVERLRESAARTARTVRRVRELQAAAGTTCGPVEATAALEALAVVGQEAAERAVHVHGPATHLDPSGPAPEVVDLRQRFDHAAGRTAQHVQTAILGAFPDTTLHAFSDQAGWEDALAAVSARQADGPTRPLVVVTREPVPGSREAGMLDALRAARPDLVAVHTGFPDAVPAWFGDQTTVVVACGTGRANARAAVGQLTALTSEVTR; this is encoded by the coding sequence ATGACCACCGTGCACCACGACGCGCTGCGCGCCGTCAACGGCGTCCTGCTCCCCGGTTTCACGGGGACCGACGCCCCGGGCTGGCTCCTCGAGGCCTGCGAGGAGGGGCTCGCGGGAGTCATCTACTTCGCGTACAACACGCCCGACGTCGCCACGACCGCCCGGCTCTCGGCCCACCTCCACGAGGTGTCGCCCGACCTGCTGATCGCGATCGACGAGGAGGGCGGGGACGTCAGCCGGCTCGAGGCCGCGACCGGGTCGAGCATCCCGGGGGCGGCGGCCCTCGGGACGATCGACGACGAGGACCTGACCGAGCGGGTCGCGCTCGCGCTCGGGCGGCTGCTCGCCGCGACCGGCGTCGACCTCGACCTCGCGCCCGTGCTCGACGTCAACTCCCGGACGGAGAACCCCGTCGTGGGCGTCCGTGCGTTCGGCGCGACGCCTGCGCTCGCGTCCCGGCACGGCGCCGCGTTCGTCCAGGGACTGCACCGCGCGGGAGTCGGGGCGTGCGGCAAGCACTTCCCGGGGCACGGCGCGACCGACGTGGACTCGCACCTGTCGCTGCCCGTGGTCGACGACTCGCTCGCCACGATCCGTGAGCGCGACCTGCCGCCGTTCGTGCGGGCCTTCGAGCCCGACGTCGACCTCGACTCGATCATGACCGCGCACCTGCTGGTGCCCGCGATCGGTCCTCGACCCGTGTCGCTCGAGCCCGCTGCCGCCCTCGTGGCGCGCGAGCTCGGCTTCGACGGCCCCATCATCACCGACGCCCTCGACATGGGCGCGGTCACGGGCGGCGACGGGATCGGCGAGGTCGCGGTCCAGGCGATCGAGGGCGGCGCGGACCTGCTGTGCCTGGGCACGACGGTCGGTCGCGACGACGAGGCGCTGTTCCGTCAGGCGCAGACCGCGCTCCTCGCCGCGGTCGAGGAGGGCAGGGTCACGGTCGAGCGCCTCCGTGAGTCCGCAGCCCGCACCGCACGCACGGTCCGCCGGGTGCGCGAGCTCCAGGCTGCTGCCGGCACGACCTGCGGTCCCGTGGAGGCGACGGCCGCGCTCGAGGCGCTCGCCGTCGTCGGGCAGGAGGCCGCCGAGCGTGCCGTGCACGTCCACGGTCCCGCCACGCACCTCGACCCGTCCGGCCCCGCGCCCGAGGTCGTCGACCTGCGCCAGCGGTTCGACCACGCCGCCGGGCGCACCGCCCAGCACGTCCAGACCGCGATCCTCGGGGCCTTCCCTGACACGACCCTCCACGCCTTCTCCGACCAGGCCGGGTGGGAGGACGCGCTCGCCGCGGTCTCGGCACGGCAGGCGGACGGCCCGACCCGCCCGCTGGTCGTCGTCACGCGCGAGCCCGTCCCGGGCAGCCGCGAGGCAGGCATGCTCGACGCCCTGCGCGCCGCCCGGCCCGACCTCGTCGCGGTCCACACCGGCTTCCCCGACGCCGTCCCCGCCTGGTTCGGGGACCAGACCACCGTGGTCGTCGCCTGCGGCACCGGACGCGCGAACGCGCGCGCCGCCGTCGGGCAGCTGACCGCGCTCACCTCGGAGGTGACCCGATGA
- a CDS encoding lipoate--protein ligase family protein: MRGEYKVPGGKLVAVDVETDEGRLSRVALSGDFFLEPDDALDDINAALTGLPETSTVADLTRAIEAVLTDDITMVGFSPEAVAIAVRRALGHATGWDDHVFEIIHEGPEQPAMHLALDQVLTEELDAGRRGPTLRIWEWGAPAVIIGSFQSLKNEVDPEGAAKHGITVVRRISGGGAMFVEPGNTITYSLTVPASLVEGLSFERSYAFLDDWVLGALADVGVHATYKPLNDIASPAGKIAGAAQKRLRGGAVLHHVTMAYDIDADKMLEVLRIGREKMSDKGTKSANKRVDPVRSQTGMAREEVIEAFKAHFRSRYRTVEGAVTSDERAQAEELVRTKFGTEEWTARVP, encoded by the coding sequence ATGAGAGGCGAGTACAAGGTTCCCGGTGGCAAGCTCGTGGCGGTCGACGTCGAGACCGACGAAGGGAGGCTGTCCCGCGTCGCGCTGAGCGGAGACTTCTTCCTCGAGCCCGACGACGCGCTCGACGACATCAACGCCGCCCTGACCGGGCTGCCCGAGACGTCGACCGTCGCAGACCTGACGCGTGCGATCGAGGCCGTGCTGACCGACGACATCACCATGGTCGGGTTCTCGCCCGAGGCCGTCGCGATCGCCGTGCGTCGCGCGCTCGGTCACGCGACCGGCTGGGACGACCACGTCTTCGAGATCATCCACGAGGGGCCCGAGCAGCCCGCGATGCACCTCGCGCTCGACCAGGTCCTCACCGAGGAGCTCGACGCCGGCCGGCGTGGCCCCACACTGCGCATCTGGGAGTGGGGGGCGCCCGCCGTCATCATCGGGTCCTTCCAGTCGCTCAAGAACGAGGTCGACCCCGAGGGGGCCGCGAAGCACGGCATCACCGTGGTGCGCCGGATCTCGGGCGGCGGGGCGATGTTCGTCGAGCCCGGCAACACCATCACGTACTCGTTGACCGTCCCGGCCTCGCTCGTCGAAGGCCTGAGCTTCGAGCGCTCGTACGCGTTCCTCGACGACTGGGTGCTGGGGGCGCTCGCCGACGTCGGCGTGCACGCCACCTACAAGCCGCTCAACGACATCGCGTCCCCGGCCGGCAAGATCGCGGGCGCCGCGCAGAAGCGCCTGCGCGGGGGAGCGGTGTTGCACCACGTGACCATGGCGTACGACATCGACGCCGACAAGATGCTCGAGGTCCTGCGCATCGGCCGCGAGAAGATGAGCGACAAGGGCACCAAGAGCGCCAACAAGCGCGTCGACCCGGTGCGCTCGCAGACCGGCATGGCGCGCGAGGAGGTCATCGAGGCCTTCAAGGCGCACTTCCGGTCGCGCTACCGCACGGTCGAGGGCGCGGTGACGTCCGACGAGCGCGCGCAGGCCGAGGAGCTCGTGCGCACGAAGTTCGGGACCGAGGAGTGGACCGCGCGCGTGCCGTGA
- a CDS encoding carbohydrate ABC transporter permease — MPTAGKVVGIVALLAFALFPAYWMFSSAIDPEAATRGARLLPAGVTWDNFVTVIDDGGFGNYLRNSIVVAIGAVVFSSVLALLAAVAVSRFRFRFRKSILVLVLMVQMVPLEALVIPLFLQMRTLGMLNSLLGLTIVYIAFSLSFAIWMLRGFVAAVPVELEEAAYLDGASWGRMFWKILLPLVAPGVVATSVFSFITAWNEFIFALTFLQQSAKYTVPIGLQKFFGENTTDWGAVMAASTLITLPVIVFFVLVQRNLSSGLTAGSVKG; from the coding sequence CTGCCCACCGCGGGCAAGGTCGTGGGCATCGTCGCGCTGCTCGCCTTCGCGCTGTTCCCGGCGTACTGGATGTTCTCCTCGGCGATCGACCCCGAGGCCGCGACCCGTGGCGCACGGCTCCTGCCCGCAGGCGTCACGTGGGACAACTTCGTGACCGTGATCGACGACGGAGGGTTCGGCAACTACCTGCGCAACTCGATCGTCGTCGCGATCGGCGCGGTCGTGTTCTCGTCGGTGCTCGCGCTGCTCGCGGCCGTCGCGGTGAGCCGGTTCAGGTTCCGCTTCCGCAAGTCGATCCTCGTGCTCGTCCTCATGGTGCAGATGGTGCCCCTCGAGGCGCTCGTCATCCCGCTGTTCCTCCAGATGCGCACCCTCGGCATGCTCAACTCGCTCCTGGGTCTGACGATCGTCTACATCGCCTTCTCGCTGTCGTTCGCGATCTGGATGCTGCGCGGGTTCGTCGCGGCGGTCCCGGTCGAGCTCGAGGAGGCCGCGTACCTCGACGGCGCCTCGTGGGGCCGCATGTTCTGGAAGATCCTGCTGCCGCTCGTCGCCCCCGGCGTCGTCGCCACGAGCGTCTTCTCGTTCATCACCGCCTGGAACGAGTTCATCTTCGCCCTGACCTTCCTCCAGCAGTCGGCCAAGTACACCGTGCCGATCGGCCTGCAGAAGTTCTTCGGCGAGAACACGACCGACTGGGGCGCCGTCATGGCCGCCTCGACCCTCATCACGCTGCCCGTGATCGTCTTCTTCGTCCTCGTGCAGCGCAACCTGTCCTCCGGCCTGACCGCTGGGTCGGTGAAGGGATGA